Genomic window (Verrucomicrobiia bacterium):
GCGGAACTTTCCCAGCGTGCGCGAAAACGTTTCGCTGATTGTTCCAAGTTCCGCTGCCAGGACACGCTTGGTCATCGTCAGTTCAATGTTGACCGCGCGATCCGCCTGCGGATTCGGACAACGCTTCACCAGCCAATTCGCGAGCCGCGTTTCCACATCCTTTAACGTCAGGTCCTCCAACTGCCCAACGAGCACCCGCAGATGGCTGCTCATGGATCCCAACATGCGCAACGCAAGTTCAGGCTGGCGCTTGAGCAATTCCAGGATTCCGGCCTTCTGCACGAGCAGCACCTGGCTCGGTTCGATCGCGCGCGCGTCAGCCGGGTAACCCCGCTCCGACGCAAGCGCCACTTCGGCGAACGAATCGCCCGCGCGAAACACGTGGATCACCTGCTCCTTTCCCGCC
Coding sequences:
- a CDS encoding Crp/Fnr family transcriptional regulator; this translates as MATLTDFRTVATINTLRSCQLFTGLSTSDLENIATITSLKVLDKGEYLFHEGDAAVGFYVVQRGAINVHRVNAAGKEQVIHVFRAGDSFAEVALASERGYPADARAIEPSQVLLVQKAGILELLKRQPELALRMLGSMSSHLRVLVGQLEDLTLKDVETRLANWLVKRCPNPQADRAVNIELTMTKRVLAAELGTISETFSRTLGKFREQRLIAVKGRMVTVLSPAKLNALLKRNLGE